The following proteins are co-located in the Plasmodium vinckei vinckei genome assembly, chromosome: PVVCY_11 genome:
- a CDS encoding ribosome biogenesis protein YTM1, putative, translating to MGKGKGNEKNKKKNNQLDKMVSDEISEDQESDEITFSESESSDSSNESSESFSEDEESETQVDKEIQIYFISNISDEKYKMQDNTTYTIPIYFKRIDLSKMVKKLLNLDDEDDGNISFDFLINKKILRSSISEFLEENNILSESTIEIEYILCLKKKTSKNIDDISEWISKIIIIEDKLYCSTFEGNILYYDLKSFNKIDEKMISDTPIYSFNVSKYVSKNYDNYNSQFQNMHQSVIGLSNGTIKVCLNEETNKGISLKSEIYLGNNEDMIKCIEFNKSHSLLLSGGTDNKINIYDNNYILEELKNDSSNKRKLKNVITPKKCIYKEEGIITSLSFLNDTKFLCTSLNSNINIYDTTNIDIVSSYSYNKAILSSDIINDNLFVAADDQSIIKLFDIRCLNKTNVITLNGNKYYFHDKIITSLEANKNELYILSASHDGFINIYDIRLNKSPIYTIKNENQLKYLSSTWFYNNSQNSSIVSADERNLAIHQF from the coding sequence atgggaaaAGGCAAgggaaatgaaaaaaacaaaaaaaaaaacaaccaACTAGATAAAATGGTGAGTGATGAAATTTCAGAAGATCAAGAAAGTGATGAAATAACTTTTTCAGAAAGTGAAAGTAGTGATAGTAGTAATGAGAGTAGTGAAAGTTTTTCCGAAGATGAAGAAAGTGAAACACAAGTTGATAaagaaatacaaatatatttcatctCAAATATATCAGAtgagaaatataaaatgcaAGACAATACAACATATACAATaccaatatattttaaaagaattGATTTATCAAAGAtggtaaaaaaattattaaatttagatGATGAGGATGATGgtaatatatcatttgattttttaataaataaaaaaatattaagatCTTCTATATCTGAATTtttagaagaaaataatatattatcagaGTCTACTATTGAaatagaatatattttatgtttaaaaaaaaaaacaagtaaaaatattgacgATATATCAGAATGGAtatcaaaaattattattattgaggataaattatattgtaGTACATTTGaaggaaatatattatattatgatttaaaaagttttaataaaatcgATGAGAAAATGATATCAGACACAccaatatattcatttaatgTATCCAAATatgtttcaaaaaattatgacaaTTATAATAGTCAATTTCAAAATATGCATCAATCGGTTATTGGACTATCAAATGGTACAATAAAAGTTTGCTTAAATGAAGAAACTAATAAAGGTATATCTTTAAAGagtgaaatatatttaggaaataatgaagatatgataaaatgtattgaatttaataaatccCATTCTTTACTTTTATCTGGAGGAactgataataaaataaacatatacgataataattatatattagaagaattaaaaaatgatagtaGTAATAAGAGAAaacttaaaaatgtaataacacctaaaaaatgtatatataaagaagaGGGTATTATAAcatcattatcatttttaaatgatacaaaatttttatgtacatcattaaatagtaatataaatatttatgatacaacaaatatagatatagTTAGTTcctattcatataataaagctATATTATCAAGTGACATTATTaatgataatttatttgtagCAGCTGATGATCAatctattattaaattatttgatatacgttgtttaaataaaacaaatgttATAACATTAAATGGCAACAAGTATTATTTCCATGATAAGATTATAACTTCTTTAGaagcaaataaaaatgaattatatatctTATCAGCATCTCATGATGgctttattaatatatatgacatTAGACTAAACAAATCTCCCATATATACTatcaaaaatgaaaatcaattaaaatatttatcatcTACTTggttttataataattctcAAAATAGTTCGATTGTAAGTGCTGATGAACGCAACCTGGCTATCCATCAGTTTTAA